In the genome of Pseudobacteroides sp., the window GGAGCAAGAGATGGTTTGTCTGGCATTGGAAATTCAATTTATAGTTATCATCAAGATGGTAACTTGGTTAATAATAGTAACACATACGATTTTAGCAGTACAGCTCTTTATTTAGGCTTGACAGAGAACGAGTTAACTAAAATCTTAAATTCTAAAAAATCTGGTATACCACATTTGAAAATAGGCAATAAGTATATATTTTTTAAAAGAGCATTAGATAAATGGCTTGAGAGAACAGAGTTTGAAATTGATTAATGAAATTGCATGACGATAAAATATGAATAAGGGAAGACCACTAAAGAAAAATCTCTCTGACACCTATAAGTTCGCAGAGAGATTTTCCCATTTTTGAAGATAATTCTTTGAGTTAATTGTAGTTACACCATAATTGTAATTCTTAAGAAATATATTTTTACTTATTGTTT includes:
- a CDS encoding helix-turn-helix domain-containing protein: MSKEKLIIFSALFISFTMVISSLIIANGMSGSSEKIQYGLNGARDGLSGIGNSIYSYHQDGNLVNNSNTYDFSSTALYLGLTENELTKILNSKKSGIPHLKIGNKYIFFKRALDKWLERTEFEID